Below is a window of Cygnus atratus isolate AKBS03 ecotype Queensland, Australia chromosome 3, CAtr_DNAZoo_HiC_assembly, whole genome shotgun sequence DNA.
CAGCCGTCATTTGAATTTTCAACATCTGTAGCCCCTTCATGTTggctgagaatttttttttctttcttccctcatccactgTGTGTGTTTCTTGCTCTGACACATGGGGAAGGTTGTCACTCTTGCAAGCAAATCAAGGTGACGTTCTGCGTGATGGTACCTTGCTGGGATTTTGTAGGCTGAGGGTAGTGTCCAGTCTGCCACTGGTATACAGTACATGGAAGTTATAAGTAGGGAATCTAGTTCTGTGCTTCATTGGCAGCAACAATAATAGTTTCGCTGCTGTGTTAGAGTATGTAAGACCTGGAAAACTTCCACTGAAAAATGACAGTGATCTGAGGTCAGCGTTCACTCAGTGACCACCTTTGTTTCATTGCTCTGTCTCTATGTGTAGCCTCTTGGATGTGCCATTGCTGTGTGGAAATTCACTGAAGTACAGAACATTTGAACAGTTTCTGTGTATCTCGTGGGTGCTGAACTAGGCTGCACTCTCTGCAACATCTGCAACACCTTAGAGCCAGCAGAATGTTTACAATTACTACTCTCATGTGGCCTCTTTGAGAATTGTTCCTTACTCCAGTTTCATAACCAAACACTTTCCCTTTTTgtgatatttcaaatatattgtaTTATATTGATTGCATGCCtacttgtttttaatagaaaattaaagcttcattttattaaaaaaatataaaaaaatgaagctgatcTGTGATTTAAAATGCGAAGGGAGAATGGAATTCCAGAATTCTGAGTGCAATATGATCacttttacaaaattattttttggagTGATTgtttactatatatatatatatatatgtgtgtgtgtgtgtatcatATATGCAGATGATAAAGGTTCTTTTAGAGATTAGAACAGCTTTTTAGCTGCTTTATTGAAATGAATATATTCAGAATATTTGTTAAATCAGCACAGAGTAAAATGTCTCCTTTtatatgaggaaaataaaatcagtgtcaTCCTTGAATGACGAGGAAAAAAGTGGTAATTTGTGTGCAAAATGTTGTAgttatctttttatatatagatatggTTTAAATGATGCTCTCAGGTGATACTTAAATCTCAATGAGCAGCTGTGTGAAACTAAGTGTTTTGCTGGGTCTGCTACCAATGTAGATTGGGTCCTTCAAAAAGcatattttgccttttatgaTTGTATTTTGCTGCTGGGCGGTCAcaatcaaaatgtttatttgaaacATGGTGAATAAGAATTGCTAATTTATATTGTCTTCATTCCTGGTGATAGGAATGCTGCCCCAGCTAGAGGAGAAAGAGGACTGGTACTCGCTGTTACTTCTGCCTGCCAGAGGATTCAGCATTGTTACTCCCTTAACCTGTTCCAACTGTGTTTGCGTAGGATCGCTTCACTTGTAGGTAAATGCATCAAGCGTTAGAGAATGAGGGCTGCACACTTTTACTTAAGTTTCTTGTGACAAACTGCATTGTCTTGATACAAAAGGAGCTAGAGTTTGTACTACAATGTACGTAACTAATgtatggtggtttttttttccagctttaccTACTGAGTAATGGCTCTTGAGttcattctgttctgttccCTTCCCCCAGGTAATAACCACATGCACCTTTAGGAGGACTGTGACAGGCCAGCGACAGCCTCTTAAGGGCTGgtggattgattttttttctattacttttttttttacttgactGAGATGTGACAAATCCTGCTTATTTGCGTAACTTTAAGATTACCTGAAATCCCTCTAGTGATTTCTGTCTCCTGCTGCCACCATCCAACAGGGAAGATGATTTTTAACATAAAGCCTGTCTGAATTCTGAACTGATTATCTGTACTCTGCACGCCCAGATCCTGCAGATGCACTTAGTGATACACACTGTTGAAACTGAAAGTGGAAGAGGTACCAGTCCTATTCTTGTCACTTGTCTTTCCTGGATATTTTACCAAATGTATGGACTCCTTCCTacttgctttttctattttggcGTAGTAGCAGTGAGGACTTGTCTTGTATCATGTCTTTACTGATAATAACTTCAGGTTCTTGTGCATTTGGGGGCTTAGATTTGTAGTCACATGGGTACTGGGCTGATGTACATTTTACATTCAGCAGTTGTAAATGCAGTTTaaattttttgaaatgaatgatCATTTAAATTGCTAAGATGATGACCCTTCCCTCTTCTAAAAATTATAGCTCTGTGTCTCTTTAACAAAACCCTTCCTAGGGCTCAAATGTAGTTGAGAGGGCCCTCTTCCTGTccaaaaaaaccaaaaaggtaaaagaaaaatgccactttttttttttgagaaccaCCAAATATTACAGCAACCTGTATCTCATTTCTTTGAACTGAGTTAACAACTCAGGAGTACCGCATGCTCAGGCAGTTAGAAGTTTCTGACAAAATTGGCATGCTGGACAATTGGTTTAAATTACGTGGTTCAATTATGGTTTCAACTAACTATTGAGTTTAAAAATTTAGGCTTTCCCCAGTTACGACAACCCTCTGATCCCATGTTTCATAATGAGGCCTATTTTAGGTTAACATTCAAATACTTGAAGAACCAGAGTGGCAGCACACATTGCACGTGCCTAATGAATTTTGCAAAGTTTGAAGTGCCATAAGAGTTCgtgtctgaaaacaaaattagccACACAAACTtgattaatatttctgtatatagCCATTTTgctatctttttcttcatctataGGAACTCAGTGACTTACACTGCTCAGAGTATTCAAACTACAGAGATAGTAATTTAGAATGTTATTCTCACAGGCCGAAGTAGAGGAGAATAAGATAGCAAAGAGTTCAAATAGTTTTGATGTAGTTACACAAATGTACAgtaatatttatctgaaaagaaacacatcTGACCAATttttagaatttgttttctacttcagaagttttatgcacaatagaaacatttttcacaaatggtaaaatgggaaaacaaaatgcatttttgtttcatcttgagcaacaaaaacaaatcagtttcattttcagGCTGTCACGTAATATTACAATTTAACAAATTTGTATTGTATtgttttaatgtgatttttccctcttttaacAAAGCGTTATAAATTTCTCTTGCTGAAGACTGCAGAAGTTggttgcacatttttttttaagtagctaCACATGTCTGGAGGCATTTCCTACTGGGATCTTAATATGCGACATAAAAACAGTGATAACAATGTGGGAAAATTCTGGGGTTTTGTTTATTCAGAGGTAAGACATGGAAAGATCAAATTCTTTCCAGGCTGAAACTAgttcttttttaatgctatcttttatttgtttatatggAACATTGAGCCAGGAACAACTGAATCAGTAATCAGTCTAGCAGAAAATATCACCATATTTTCCTTCGCTTTAGTGTTCTCTGATGTAATTAAATGGCAAAAGTGAAGGTGGgcaaacagcatttaaaatggaGCACGATTTGTTGCCAGTGTCTCATTGCAGGTTTAGGTATTCTAGTACAAACACTTGCAGGATTTTGCTGAGATTGTCGATAGTGGTTTTGTCAAGGTTTTCTTCAGTGTCCTCCATGGTGTGCCATACTTCAGGAAAAGGAGATGGAATCAGATGGAGGACTGGAACCCCTATGAGGAAAATAGtgatatttggagaaaaaataccGCACGAGTTCTGTTAATCAAATTGATACATCACCAGTTAATGATATTCAGGTAACTACTCAATACGCTTATCTTAGAGAGGAACATGTGTTATGGCAGTTTCCTTTTACAGTCTCTTTTTTGAACCCTGTGACTGACTGCAGCCTATCTGATTGTGTGCTTCCAAAAATCGGTACTACCCTCCTTTCCCTCAagtactttttctccttttttaagGCACGTGTAGCTAATAGTTTTACTGTTGTGACACCTGCCCTGttgtttgatatatttttttaaaaattccatgCATTGTAGTTGCTAATACTGTGTTTAGTAGCTAGAGAAGGGCAAAGAAACCATTGCAGCTCCATAAACCCAAACTGATTAGCATGTTCTCATGCCAATGTTAGGTTTGAGCACTGTCTTGAAGCAGTTTTTAGTCTTCTCCCTAAGTGTAAAATCAGTattactgtgtttttcttctagaaagtAGAAGCACTATTATCCTCAGATAAAAGAACTTATACAGTATTACAGATACTTTAAAGtttatacatataaaaagtCACTGATACATTGACACGTGATgcaatttttctgtaaaaggaaTTAAATCAGTCTTCTGTTTCCTGATCCTTCTTTGGGGGCAGTGGCGGAGCATTGTTTGTCTCCAGcctctttcctgttttattgcttttcctcTCTAGTTTTTCAGCCAAATACCacagaggaatattttattCACTAGGCATTGTTTATGTTATTAGAAAAGGTTTTGAGGTGTAGTCCCTTATCAGCTTCCCTCGTGTAGTTTTTTTGATATCCCTGTACGTGCATGTGTGAGCTGTGTAGATTTCATTGGACCCGGGCCCTGCCttgctgtgaaaaatgaaagattgaTGGAGCTGAAGAGACGATGAGCAGGACAGTGAGTGAGGTGTGACTGCTCTTGTGCCTGCTTCCAGAGCTGCATGCACGTTTTGCATTACTCAGTTAGAGAGCATAAGCAACGGTAAAATTAAGGACTGGATAGGAAGGGACCTCCCTCCTTTCCTAGGTAGATACACTCTGCGCTGAACTCATGTCACACTCCTTTTTGCTTAACCCTTCTCTAGCAATATGACTCGTATAGTCCTTGCTGTGTGTTGGGAAATTTCAACTAGAAGAATGTACTAGTTATATCCAGTACCCTTCTTTGGCCCACATTAGTTTTGAAGTTGCTGTACTGAGTGCTTGAATAGGGGAGATAAAATCCATATCCTGCACTTGGCGAAGTGCTTCAGTCATTGACCTGTAGCGGGGCAGCACCAGTATAactgctttccctttctttgcatcccaagagaaaagaatgaacGTAGAGTCAGAGGGCAGTAGTGTAGGTGTCTGCCAGGAGAGATGCTCAGGTAGGAAATTCCACTTTCAGGTACGTGCCTAATGCCAGGAGGGATTTCAGACATATTGTGGCCTTTGCTCTTCCTGCTGACTGCTGTATGCGCTTTTCCCACCCCTCAAGCTTTCAcgttttcaattctttttcagGATTTCAAGTTGTGAAATCTCAGTTTGCTATAGGAATGAGGATGTCTGATCTGAATATATGAGTTTTTGCAGGAGTCAGTGCCTTCAGATTTAAACAGGTAATTGTGATCATTAATGTAAATTTGACAAAAGGTCTTTAGAGATTTTTGTAGTCTTTGAAGTAGTGAAGTGTCTCACTATTTCTAGAAACAGTAACTAGCCATAACTGGCCAGTAACTGGCATAATGTAGCGTGCAGTGATATCCCATTGGGTCAGAGTTACCCATTTTTGTAGGATGCTGTACTGGTGACAGAAATTGCCATTATTTGTGTGCCCTTGGAGCTGTGCTCGTGGAAAATGATGAAGGGCATGTTTTATCTCTGCTTTTGCTCTGCTATGTTTTTCAAAGCTGTGACTCTTGACCCTCATAATGTTGGATTTGGACGCTTCAACCTGGGGCACGTAAGCTTGAAAAACAGGTTCATGTGCACTTGCTTATTTACTAAATGGAGCATTTGTTACTGaagttatattttcaaagtggtGTTAGAGCTGCCAGTACCTCTTAATAAAAATGGAACGTGGTCATCTTCAACCAAGCCTCGATGTAAATTATTCTGGAAGTACTGCCTCTCAACAAGGTGATTCTTCAACAGATTCATGCCGTGtagcttttcctctgaaattcaCAATGAAAGTGGCTGTTAATGTTTCTGGACAATGTGAGGCATATTAGCACATGgggattatttttcctctcacatGGAAGCTTTTTccatcaaagaagaaaaaggagttgGGGACTGTCTTTTGCATTTGTTCAGTATTTAGAAGACCTCAAGACTGGTGGTGTTACCATCATTTTACAGAAGTGAGAACTGAAACAGAAGTGAAGCAGTTTCCAAGAGTCACAAAGCAGCAATAAGAAGTAGAATCTGTTTCATGGCTTCCAAGTGTCTGTGAGTCTTACTCagatatttattaattaaaccTGCATGAAGATTTCAGTATTTAAGATGCACCaaatttaacatttacattattaaatattataacTGTAAAccaaaaacatactttaaaaatctaatttacaTGGCTTCATTCCTTACGAAAATACAGGCTAAGTTTTCAGATTTGTCAAGAGCCCATGCCCCTCTCCTTACCAATTGCTTGAAGCCTCTGAAACCATCGGATAgtgtttggaaaataattgGGAAAGACTGGGTTTGGTGCACCAATTAAATCCAGTAGTACAAGTAGGTCctacagaggaaagaaactttAATACAGAATTCTTTACATCgctccaccaccagcagcatTAATGAAACCTTGTGGTTCCTGTACTGGTCATGACCAGGTCTTTGGCTCTTGCCCAAGATCTGGCTTTTCTGCCATGGTGCCTGAGAAGAACTCGTTAGCAGAAGCTGACTCAAAACTAATGCATCCTGCTGCCTttccaaggaggaaaaagggaaaaaaaggaagagcgTTTCTCTGTTCCTCATTCTGAAACAGGCAGTGctgctttctttgcagtttgTGTGTTTCAtccctttaaaagaaaagctatggtagggggggagaaaaaaagaggaaattgcTTCTTCCCTGGAGAACAACAAAGTCTGTCAAGGGAAAGACATTTTATGAGTCACGAGATACAGTGACAGAAGTGTCTCAGCAATGAGTTGGGAAAccagaaggcagcagggagaggggaggagacaACAAAATGTAGGAATCAAAAGGCAACACAGAGAGCTTATTGTAGCTTAGCGCTGAGCGGTCTGAAACCAAGGATGAACTTGGGGGGATTTTTCAAAGGCTCTTAAGTTCTGTGCTCTTTCCTAATCACTTTGAATGATCTCTGTTGAAGGAGATGGGTATCCTAGCTTATATTCTGATAAATCtgtgcattttgatttttctaaagcTGCTCCTTATACTTGCATGGAGAAGGTCTAAGTGGATCCACCGGAAAAAGTCTtgccatttctgtattttgtcgTCTCCTAGATTTCCCACAAGtttacttttattaattttggtGAGGTTCATGGTTTCTTAGGAGTTAGGCCAGttatttccaaattaaatattaaagaattgGAACTTACTATTACTCATTATGTAGGTGTAGGGCACTTACCATGCCCTGGAGCTGATTTGTGGTTGTTGAACCAGGTGGATGTGGAGTAGATACCATCTTCTGAGCCAAGTGTTGGGACCCATAAAGGGAATCTGAAGGGGACCACTGGACAAAAGCTTCTTcaccatcaaaaaaaataagctgaagtGAAAGGTCTGGTCTTGATGTTGAGCTGGTCTGCTGGAAGAAGTTAAAAGTAACATAACTGATTCTGGCTAGAGCATTAAGTAAAGGACAAATGCTGTAGTCATAAAAGCTGCATCGGTGCAGGTATATTCTCAGGGCACCCTATGCAAAGCCTCCTATGGCTGTTAATGTCAAACGTTATAGTGTGGTAGTGAtcaatcattattatttatccAGCACAGTGACATGTCTCCAGCCTGGTGTGATGTTTGGTTCTGgttaaaagtttaatttctgaCTTCAGTGGACGTGAGCTGAGTATGTTGAGACAGGGTTGCAAAACCAGGTAGCCAAAACCCCATTTCAGATAACGGGGGAGACATGTCAGCAACAACACCTGCTGTGAGTGCTAATATTACATGACTGTGCCACAAAGGAATAATATTTCTGCTGTAGTTATGCATCAGTGGAGGTGAATTACGTAAAGTTTGTTTCACTGAAGGACGAAGAGCAGTTAGTCGTGAAAAGAATGatcatttcttctccttcaggGGGATTTGCAACCATCTAGGTAACTTGACCCTAAAACCAAAGCACAGACAGTGGAGTGGATACACCCTTCCTCTTCAGCAACCAAAAATAGCGTAGTAATGGAAACTGTTGAGAATATATATGATTATTTAGGGTGTGAAATTTCTTCTCGATGTAAGagccttttttctctctatttacTAACTGAAGCCTTGTTTGCTCTGGCAGCGTTTCTTACTAATCAACAGCATGGCTAAACCCAGTTCAGTTCCAGTACATGAACAGTTTCAGGAACTGTAGTCTTGGCAGTTGCCATGAATATTTTAATCCCTCTATGAATTAATTTTACTTCAAGTGAAACTGCATGATGTGGTTAAAAAGGTGGGGTTGCTGGCAACCGTCATGTCCTGTATGGGCTACACCTCCCAGCTCGCTGGAGCTGATCCAATACAAACAATAGAGGAAAACCTCTGTAAAGTGTCGCTCACGTAGGCAAGATGATTATTGATTATGCTTACAGTAATGTATGGATTTTTCTAATGGCAATGCCTTCTTGCTGCCCTTTGTCCTTTGCACTGGACGGAGCACCTTTGATACCAGTTGTTTTGCGTTACATTTTGGAGCAAACTGCATTAATGCCATTTGAATTTTAGAAAGCGGTAGTTTTAATTACTACTGTTCAGCACTTTGCCAGGTCTGGATAATGTAAAGAGGTTTTTTTGccctttaattttaaatttactcTATATAATTGGAGAAACATCAGGGTAAAGATCATGGTTTCAAGTCCAAGTATAAATAGATTTGGCTGAAAACATAACAAGGTCTGTTATGCTGCTATGAGCAGAGCGAAAAGGTCATAGCTAATGTATTAAGCAGATGGATCCCAAAGTGTATTTTGTTACAGGAGTGTACAAACGATAGCCTGTGTGAAGTAATTAGATTGCCTTTTTGTCAAGTGCTGTCATCTTACGTGATTAAACAATCATGAAACGATGTATTAGTTGCCAAAAAATCCAGTCCTTAAATCAGTGTACAGGTTGttccataaataaaaagcaggcaAATTTATGCTAAATGAAGCCTCTTCTAAATGGAAGCTTGGGTGCGTGTTACAGGAGTGCTTCATTCTGTGACTAAAAACCTTGGCATATTCTTAATCTTTCAGTTCTTAAATATTCTAATGTCGGAAGGTACCAAATCAGTTTCTGGAAACAAATGAAGACAGGTAACCGTAATACTTGAGCTGAGTGTATTCCAATGCTTCGTAAAGCATTTGAGAAAATTTTTCCTGTGAAAGCTCTGTTGGTGTTTGGGAATTATTCTTCTGTAAATAGTAAGTACGGAACCACTAGATGGCACTCCTGAGTGTGTGAAATAGCTTGTAGAGCTCGTAGGATCAACACGTTCTTGTGCTCAGCAATGGCAGAGCTTTGAAGCAAATTTTCCTACAGTAGGAGACTGATAACATGATATTGTCACTTGCATTGTTAAATGCAAGATTCCGAAAGCAATAAAGCCTTAGTACTGGATATGACAGGAACTTTTTCAGTAAGAGTCTGTTGCTTTTCATGTACAAAGTAGGATTATATCTAAGTCTATGAAACTTGCATTATTCActtataaattgtttttatatagtatatattagATAACTTTCAGATAGTCACACTTTCCATATCAAGTTTTAGTGTGCCAATTTACTCTACAGTAGTAGTAGCTACAGCTCTCTGGTTCCTCGTGAAGCCCGTGGGAGTTTTACTATAGGCACAGTGGTCAGAGAATCAGACACAGGC
It encodes the following:
- the QPCT gene encoding glutaminyl-peptide cyclotransferase isoform X2, which translates into the protein MAGLAGALCLAAAAAASWLPPAQGRESGTGWTLLKYSHQPRILHSDAIQKVAENTDVSEMWENDLRPILIERYSGSPGNYAVRQHIKHRLQRLQAGWEIEEDTFQRYTPYGYQTFSNIISTLKPSAKRHLVLACHYDSKFFAPQWHGRVFVGATDSAVPCAMILELARALDNKLQAIKTSSTSRPDLSLQLIFFDGEEAFVQWSPSDSLYGSQHLAQKMVSTPHPPGSTTTNQLQGMDLLVLLDLIGAPNPVFPNYFPNTIRWFQRLQAIEEKLHGMNLLKNHLVERQYFQNNLHRGLVEDDHVPFLLRGVPVLHLIPSPFPEVWHTMEDTEENLDKTTIDNLSKILQVFVLEYLNLQ
- the QPCT gene encoding glutaminyl-peptide cyclotransferase isoform X1, which encodes MAGLAGALCLAAAAAASWLPPAQGRESGTGWTLLKYSHQPRILHSDAIQKVAENTDVSEMWENDLRPILIERYSGSPGNYAVRQHIKHRLQRLQAGWEIEEDTFQRYTPYGYQTFSNIISTLKPSAKRHLVLACHYDSKFFAPQWHGRVFVGATDSAVPCAMILELARALDNKLQAIKQTSSTSRPDLSLQLIFFDGEEAFVQWSPSDSLYGSQHLAQKMVSTPHPPGSTTTNQLQGMDLLVLLDLIGAPNPVFPNYFPNTIRWFQRLQAIEEKLHGMNLLKNHLVERQYFQNNLHRGLVEDDHVPFLLRGVPVLHLIPSPFPEVWHTMEDTEENLDKTTIDNLSKILQVFVLEYLNLQ